A part of Haloarchaeobius sp. HME9146 genomic DNA contains:
- a CDS encoding aldehyde ferredoxin oxidoreductase family protein has protein sequence MKHAVGPLLTLDVGARQTQTTDIDDVLESFIGGRGVGTKLAYDRVPVDVDPFDAENSLFFATGPMQMSQMSFTGRMSCTGVSPLTNGLLSSNAGGFMSRNFTGTGYSAVEVTGASDELLAIHVTDEGVEFEEVPDLEGATTSEVSEYMEETHDLEEDQVACIGPAGENLVRFASIMTTETRAFGRGGLGAILGSKNVKALTFGGDATPDVTIPDVQMDVHREAATSDNIMRRQGTTSVTSYANHVEALPTRYFSELSFEGADGIGGDAVEEKKYKKGTCSSCAFACKLPTKDEESGIETEGPEYETVMAFGSNAGIDDVVDVMKSNELCDEYGMDTISCGDVVSAYLASEDEFGNADLVHETVEKIALREDIGDTLAEGVARCHEELGVENWSVKGMEFSAHDGRTLNGQGLAFATANRGADHMYAEFYSLEYPLVGKDKALPKDGLEGKPPKLVEKENHAAVLDSGVVCKFSRDFVDDETLGALLDTDYDDLQAIGSRIVELERHFNNQRGFDREDDSLPYDLPDFDAALSEYYEVRGWNDDGTVPDGNVSGHASADD, from the coding sequence ATGAAACACGCAGTCGGTCCACTGCTCACGCTCGACGTCGGTGCCCGCCAGACACAGACGACGGACATCGACGACGTCCTCGAATCGTTCATCGGTGGCCGCGGGGTCGGCACGAAGCTCGCGTACGACCGGGTTCCGGTCGACGTCGACCCGTTCGATGCGGAGAACTCGCTGTTCTTCGCGACGGGTCCGATGCAGATGTCCCAGATGTCGTTCACCGGCCGGATGAGCTGTACGGGCGTCTCGCCGCTCACGAACGGCCTGCTCTCCTCGAACGCGGGCGGGTTCATGTCCCGGAACTTCACCGGCACGGGATACAGCGCGGTCGAGGTCACGGGCGCGAGCGACGAACTGCTCGCCATCCACGTCACGGACGAGGGCGTCGAGTTCGAGGAGGTGCCCGACCTCGAAGGCGCGACGACCTCCGAGGTCTCGGAATACATGGAGGAGACCCACGACCTCGAGGAGGACCAGGTCGCCTGCATCGGCCCCGCGGGTGAGAACCTGGTGCGCTTTGCTTCCATCATGACCACCGAGACCCGTGCCTTCGGCCGTGGCGGTCTCGGGGCCATCCTCGGGTCGAAGAACGTCAAGGCGCTCACCTTTGGCGGGGACGCCACGCCCGACGTGACCATCCCGGACGTGCAGATGGACGTCCACCGGGAGGCCGCGACCAGCGACAACATCATGCGCCGGCAGGGGACCACCAGCGTCACCTCCTACGCGAACCACGTCGAGGCGCTGCCGACGCGGTACTTCTCCGAGCTCTCGTTCGAGGGTGCCGACGGCATCGGTGGCGACGCCGTCGAGGAGAAGAAGTACAAGAAGGGCACCTGCTCGTCCTGCGCGTTCGCCTGCAAGCTGCCGACGAAGGACGAGGAGTCGGGCATCGAGACGGAGGGCCCGGAGTACGAGACGGTCATGGCGTTCGGCTCGAACGCGGGCATCGACGACGTGGTCGACGTGATGAAGTCGAACGAGCTGTGCGACGAGTACGGGATGGACACCATCTCCTGTGGCGACGTGGTCTCGGCCTACCTCGCGAGCGAGGACGAGTTCGGGAACGCCGACCTGGTCCACGAGACGGTCGAGAAGATCGCGTTGCGAGAGGACATCGGCGACACGCTCGCCGAGGGCGTCGCCCGCTGTCACGAGGAGCTGGGCGTCGAGAACTGGTCGGTCAAGGGCATGGAGTTCTCCGCCCACGACGGCCGGACCCTGAACGGCCAGGGCCTCGCCTTCGCCACCGCGAACCGCGGTGCCGACCACATGTACGCCGAGTTCTACTCGCTTGAGTACCCGCTCGTCGGGAAGGACAAGGCGCTCCCGAAGGACGGGCTGGAGGGCAAGCCCCCGAAGCTCGTCGAGAAGGAGAACCACGCTGCCGTGCTTGACTCCGGCGTCGTCTGCAAGTTCTCGCGGGATTTCGTCGACGACGAGACCCTGGGCGCGCTGCTCGACACCGACTACGACGACCTGCAGGCCATCGGCTCGCGCATCGTCGAACTCGAACGGCACTTCAACAACCAGCGCGGCTTCGACCGCGAGGACGACAGCCTGCCCTACGACCTGCCGGACTTCGATGCGGCCCTCTCGGAGTACTACGAGGTCCGTGGCTGGAACGACGACGGGACGGTCCCGGACGGCAACGTCTCCGGCCACGCGAGCGCTGACGACTAG